In the Girardinichthys multiradiatus isolate DD_20200921_A chromosome 4, DD_fGirMul_XY1, whole genome shotgun sequence genome, one interval contains:
- the crispld2 gene encoding cysteine-rich secretory protein LCCL domain-containing 2 isoform X2 — MEYMVWDDVLEQSATHWSEECQWDHGPQDLLMSIGQNLAVHWGRYRSPAFHVQAWYDEVKDYTYPYPQECNPWCPDRCSGPMCTHYTQLVWATTNRVGCAVHICPKMNVWGEIWENAVYLVCNYSPKGNWIGEAPYQHGRPCSQCPPSYGGGCRSNLCYKDSQRSETEDMNEVEKPQVPLPPRPTSKPTPRPPRKPATKPSSPKPVPPRTSSPKNPNNPYLAHNIKCETRLRDKCKGATCNRHNCPANCLNKKAKVWGTVSYDVQSSICRAAIHAGVIDNNGGLVDITRTEKLPFFVKSTKNGVESLSKYKPGNSFLVVKVEEYNADCYATVAEICPFKQPFSHCPRIICPTSCKSQPSYWSPVIGSNIYADTSSICKAAIHAGVIKADGGFVDVLPLERRKSYTGVLKNGIQSESKSNTDGGSFRVFAVKV, encoded by the exons ATGGAGTACATG GTCTGGGATGATGTGCTGGAGCAGTCGGCTACTCATTGGTCTGAGGAGTGTCAGTGGGACCATGGACCTCAAGACCTCCTCATGTCAATTGGACAAAACCTGGCAGTTCACTGGGGGAG ATATCGCTCACCTGCCTTCCATGTCCAGGCTTGGTATGACGAAGTAAAAGACTACACCTACCCTTACCCTCAGGAGTGCAACCCGTGGTGCCCTGACCGCTGCTCCGGGCCCATGTGTACCCACTATACCCAG CTGGTCTGGGCAACCACAAACCGAGTGGGCTGTGCTGTGCACATCTGTCCAAAGATGAACGTGTGGGGAGAAATATGGGAGAATGCTGTTTACCTTGTGTGCAACTATTCCCCAAA GGGGAACTGGATTGGAGAGGCACCATATCAGCATGGTCGCCCTTGTTCTCAGTGTCCTCCAAGTTATGGAGGAGGATGTAGAAGCAACCTGTGCTACAAAG ACTCTCAGCGCTCGGAGACAGAAGACATGAATGAGGTGGAAAAGCCTCAGGTACCACTGCCACCTCGGCCTACCTCCAAACCAACCCCCAGACCTCCCAGGAAACCTGCAACCAAGCCCTCCTCTCCTAAACCTGTCCCCCCAAGGACATCATCCCCAAAGAATCCCAACAACCCTTATCTTG CTCACAACATTAAGTGTGAGACTAGACTGCGGGATAAGTGTAAGGGAGCAACCTGCAACAG ACACAACTGTCCTGCAAATTGTTTAAATAAGAAAGCAAAGGTGTGGGGGACTGTTTCCTATGATGTG CAATCAAGTATTTGCCGCGCTGCTATCCATGCTGGGGTCATCGACAACAATGGAGGGCTGGTTGACATCACGAGGACAGAGAAGTTGCCTTTCTTTGTCAAATCCACAAAAAATGGAGTGGAGTCTCTCAG CAAATATAAACCTGGAAACTCCTTTTTGGTGGTCAAAGTGGAAG AATATAATGCGGATTGCTACGCCACAGTAGCTGAAATCTGCccttttaaacaaccattctcaCACTGTCCAAG AATCATCTGTCCAACCAGCTGTAAGAGTCAGCCTTCTTACTGGTCGCCAGTCATTGGAAGCAACATATATGCAGAC ACGTCTAGCATTTGTAAAGCAGCCATCCATGCAGGAGTAATCAAAGCAGACGGTGGTTTTGTCGATGTTCTGCCACTGGAAAGAAGAAAGAGCTATACTGGAGTCCTGAAAAATGGCATCCAATCTGAAAG CAAAAGCAACACAGACGGAGGCTCTTTTAGAGTTTTTGCCGTGAAGGTGTGA
- the crispld2 gene encoding cysteine-rich secretory protein LCCL domain-containing 2 isoform X1: MTHSASSCLLFLSLLVSCVTDSSSLFLPDSKELWNLLSRYEQEGDQNGISSTAGNRTRRAILWSDREEILQLHNKLRGSVYPTASNMEYMVWDDVLEQSATHWSEECQWDHGPQDLLMSIGQNLAVHWGRYRSPAFHVQAWYDEVKDYTYPYPQECNPWCPDRCSGPMCTHYTQLVWATTNRVGCAVHICPKMNVWGEIWENAVYLVCNYSPKGNWIGEAPYQHGRPCSQCPPSYGGGCRSNLCYKDSQRSETEDMNEVEKPQVPLPPRPTSKPTPRPPRKPATKPSSPKPVPPRTSSPKNPNNPYLAHNIKCETRLRDKCKGATCNRHNCPANCLNKKAKVWGTVSYDVQSSICRAAIHAGVIDNNGGLVDITRTEKLPFFVKSTKNGVESLSKYKPGNSFLVVKVEEYNADCYATVAEICPFKQPFSHCPRIICPTSCKSQPSYWSPVIGSNIYADTSSICKAAIHAGVIKADGGFVDVLPLERRKSYTGVLKNGIQSESKSNTDGGSFRVFAVKV, encoded by the exons ATGACCCACTCTGCCTCATCttgcctcctcttcctctcccttcTGGTTTCCTGCGTCACTGACTCGTCTTCCCTCTTCCTGCCGGATTCAAAGGAACTATGGAATCTGCTGAGCCGCTATGAGCAGGAAGGAGACCAGAACGGCATTAGCTCCACAGCTGGCAACAGAACCAGACGAGCCATTCTCTGGTCAGACCGTGAGGAGATCCTCCAGCTGCACAACAAGCTGAGGGGAAGTGTTTACCCAACTGCCTCAAACATGGAGTACATG GTCTGGGATGATGTGCTGGAGCAGTCGGCTACTCATTGGTCTGAGGAGTGTCAGTGGGACCATGGACCTCAAGACCTCCTCATGTCAATTGGACAAAACCTGGCAGTTCACTGGGGGAG ATATCGCTCACCTGCCTTCCATGTCCAGGCTTGGTATGACGAAGTAAAAGACTACACCTACCCTTACCCTCAGGAGTGCAACCCGTGGTGCCCTGACCGCTGCTCCGGGCCCATGTGTACCCACTATACCCAG CTGGTCTGGGCAACCACAAACCGAGTGGGCTGTGCTGTGCACATCTGTCCAAAGATGAACGTGTGGGGAGAAATATGGGAGAATGCTGTTTACCTTGTGTGCAACTATTCCCCAAA GGGGAACTGGATTGGAGAGGCACCATATCAGCATGGTCGCCCTTGTTCTCAGTGTCCTCCAAGTTATGGAGGAGGATGTAGAAGCAACCTGTGCTACAAAG ACTCTCAGCGCTCGGAGACAGAAGACATGAATGAGGTGGAAAAGCCTCAGGTACCACTGCCACCTCGGCCTACCTCCAAACCAACCCCCAGACCTCCCAGGAAACCTGCAACCAAGCCCTCCTCTCCTAAACCTGTCCCCCCAAGGACATCATCCCCAAAGAATCCCAACAACCCTTATCTTG CTCACAACATTAAGTGTGAGACTAGACTGCGGGATAAGTGTAAGGGAGCAACCTGCAACAG ACACAACTGTCCTGCAAATTGTTTAAATAAGAAAGCAAAGGTGTGGGGGACTGTTTCCTATGATGTG CAATCAAGTATTTGCCGCGCTGCTATCCATGCTGGGGTCATCGACAACAATGGAGGGCTGGTTGACATCACGAGGACAGAGAAGTTGCCTTTCTTTGTCAAATCCACAAAAAATGGAGTGGAGTCTCTCAG CAAATATAAACCTGGAAACTCCTTTTTGGTGGTCAAAGTGGAAG AATATAATGCGGATTGCTACGCCACAGTAGCTGAAATCTGCccttttaaacaaccattctcaCACTGTCCAAG AATCATCTGTCCAACCAGCTGTAAGAGTCAGCCTTCTTACTGGTCGCCAGTCATTGGAAGCAACATATATGCAGAC ACGTCTAGCATTTGTAAAGCAGCCATCCATGCAGGAGTAATCAAAGCAGACGGTGGTTTTGTCGATGTTCTGCCACTGGAAAGAAGAAAGAGCTATACTGGAGTCCTGAAAAATGGCATCCAATCTGAAAG CAAAAGCAACACAGACGGAGGCTCTTTTAGAGTTTTTGCCGTGAAGGTGTGA